The following are encoded together in the Vigna angularis cultivar LongXiaoDou No.4 chromosome 9, ASM1680809v1, whole genome shotgun sequence genome:
- the LOC108347215 gene encoding G-type lectin S-receptor-like serine/threonine-protein kinase At1g11330 isoform X1: MGFPTSINHVFLLILSSFCLGVSSVNDTITSTRFIRDSDSQTISSSNGDFKLGFFSPGNSTHRYVAIWYLSQTYIIWVGNRDQPLNDSSGVLKIHKDGNLVVLNGKNSVIWSTNISVSATNTTAQLDNSGNLILRGDSSLTPLWDSFTHPADIAVPQMKIATNRITGKKIEYVSWKSSSDPSSGYITGSLERLDAPEVFFWYNKTTPYWRTGPWNGRVFLGSPRMLTEYLYGWRFEPNDNGTAYLTYNFEKPAMFGILTITPHGTLKLVEFLNRTKFLELEVDQNECDFYGKCGPFGSCDNSTSPICSCFEGFEPSKPEEWNSRNWTSGCLRTVPLNCSQLRNESEVQGDGFLQKSNMKVPDFAERSDGNQDKCGADCLANCSCLAYAYDSSIGCMYWSRELIDLQKFPYGGVDLFIRVPSQLLQHAASGDKKKRENKGLIIIGIMTAIGALAIAVGAYLLWRKFTPNHTGSVPQDVIIGNKKEITKLEELPLFKFEKLSNATNNFHFGNMLGKGGFGPVYKGQLENGQEIAVKRLSKTSGQGLEEFMNEVVVISKLQHRNLVRLLGCCIEGDEPMLVYEFMPNKSLDSFLFDPLQRKCLDWKKRFNIIEGIARGILYLHRDSRLRIIHRDLKASNILLDNDMNPKISDFGLARIVRGGDDDEANTKRVVGTYGYMPPEYAMEGLFSEKSDVYSFGVLLLEIVSGRRNTSFHNDEQSLSLVGFAWRLWNEGNIITIIDPEILDPMFEKSMLKCIHIGLLCVQELTKERPSISTVVLMLISEITHLPPPRQVAFVQKQNCQSSESSQKSQSNSNNNVTLSEIQGR, encoded by the exons ATGGGTTTTCCAACTAGCATCAATCACGTTTTTTTGCTCATACTTTCCAGCTTCTGTTTAGGTGTAAGCTCTGTGAATGATACCATCACATCAACCAGATTCATCAGGGACTCTGATTCTCAGACTATAAGCTCAAGCAACGGTGACTTCAAGCTTGGATTTTTCAGCCCTGGAAACTCCACACATCGCTATGTTGCAATCTGGTATCTCTCTCAAACCTACATCATATGGGTAGGAAATAGAGATCAACCACTGAATGATTCATCTGGGGTGTTGAAAATTCACAAGGATGGGAATCTTGTGGTGCTGAATGGAAAAAATAGTGTGATATGGTCAACAAATATATCGGTTAGTGCTACCAACACTACTGCTCAACTTGACAATTCAGGAAATCTGATCCTGCGTGGTGACTCAAGTTTAACACCATTGTGGGACAGTTTCACACACCCTGCTGATATTGCTGTGCCACAGATGAAAATTGCGACCAATAGGATCACTG GTAAGAAAATTGAGTATGTGTCATGGAAAAGCAGTTCTGATCCTTCATCTGGGTACATCACTGGGAGCCTTGAAAGGTTGGATGCACCAGAAGTGTTTTTCTGGTACAACAAAACAACGCCATATTGGAGAACTGGTCCATGGAATGGAAGAGTTTTCCTTGGTTCACCAAGAATGTTAACTGAGTATTTATATGGGTGGCGTTTTGAGCCTAATGATAATGGAACTGCATATCTAACGTACAACTTTGAAAAACCTGCAATGTTTGGAATCCTTACCATAACCCCACATGGCACACTGAAATTGGTAGAGTTTTTGAACAGAACCAAGTTTCTGGAACTTGAGGTGGATCAAAATGAATGTGACTTTTATGGGAAGTGTGGACCCTTTGGAAGCTGTGATAACTCCACATCACCAATTTGCAGCTGTTTTGAGGGGTTTGAGCCAAGCAAGCCAGAGGAATGGAACAGCAGAAATTGGACAAGTGGGTGTTTGAGGACTGTGCCACTGAATTGTAGCCAGTTGAGAAATGAGAGTGAAGTTCAAGGAGATGGTTTTTTGcagaaaagtaatatgaaagtGCCTGACTTTGCAGAAAGATCAGATGGAAACCAAGACAAATGTGGTGCAGATTGCTTGGCAAATTGCTCTTGCTTGGCTTATGCATATGATTCTTCTATTGGTTGCATGTATTGGAGCAGGGAATTGATTGATTTGCAGAAATTTCCTTATGGAGGGGTTGATCTCTTCATTCGTGTGCCATCACAACTTCTAC AACATGCAGCTAGTggtgataaaaagaaaagagaaaacaagGGATTAATAATCATCGGTATTATGACTGCAATTGGAGCATTAGCAATTGCAGTCGGTGCTTATCTTTTGTGGCGGAAATTTACTCCTAACCATACAG GAAGTGTCCCTCAAGATGTGATTATTggaaataaaaaggaaattacTAAATTGGAAGAGCTACCtctatttaaatttgaaaagctTTCAAATGCTACAAACAATTTTCACTTTGGTAATATGCTTGGAAAGGGAGGTTTTGGTCCTGTATACAAg GGACAATTGGAAAACGGACAAGAAATTGCTGTAAAAAGACTTTCAAAAACATCTGGACAAGGATTGGAAGAATTCATGAATGAAGTGGTAGTGATTTCTAAACTTCAACATCGAAATCTAGTAAGACTTCTTGGATGTTGCATAGAAGGAGACGAACCAATGTTGGTCTATGAGTTTATGCCAAATAAAAGTTTAGATTCATTTCTCTTTG ATCCACTCCAAAGGAAATGTTTAGATTGGAAAAAGCGCTTCAACATAATTGAAGGAATAGCACGAGGAATACTTTATCTCCATAGAGATTCAAGACTAAGAATTATACACAGAGATCTTAAAGCAAGCAACATTTTACTGGACAATGATATGAATCCAAAAATATCAGACTTTGGTTTAGCAAGAATTGTTAGAGGAGGAGATGATGATGAAGCTAACACAAAACGAGTTGTTGGAACTTA TGGCTATATGCCACCTGAATATGCAATGGAGGGGCTTTTCTCAGAAAAATCAGATGTGTATAGCTTTGGAGTATTATTACTAGAGATTGTAAGTGGACGAAGAAATACTAGTTTTCATAATGATGAGCAATCACTCAGTCTTGTTGGATTT GCATGGAGACTATGGAATGAAGGAAACATTATCACTATAATAGATCCAGAGATATTGGATCCAATGTTTGAGAAAAGTATGTTGAAGTGCATACACATAGGACTTTTATGTGTGCAAGAACTTACAAAAGAAAGACCATCTATATCAACTGTGGTTTTGATGCTTATAAGTGAGATTACACATCTTCCTCCTCCAAGACAAGTTGCTTTtgttcaaaaacaaaattgtcaGAGTTCAGAGTCTTCTCAGAAAAGTCAATCTAACTCAAACAACAATGTAACTCTAAGTGAAATTCAAGGTAGATAA
- the LOC108347215 gene encoding G-type lectin S-receptor-like serine/threonine-protein kinase At1g11330 isoform X2, which yields MGFPTSINHVFLLILSSFCLGVSSVNDTITSTRFIRDSDSQTISSSNGDFKLGFFSPGNSTHRYVAIWYLSQTYIIWVGNRDQPLNDSSGVLKIHKDGNLVVLNGKNSVIWSTNISVSATNTTAQLDNSGNLILRGDSSLTPLWDSFTHPADIAVPQMKIATNRITGKKIEYVSWKSSSDPSSGYITGSLERLDAPEVFFWYNKTTPYWRTGPWNGRVFLGSPRMLTEYLYGWRFEPNDNGTAYLTYNFEKPAMFGILTITPHGTLKLVEFLNRTKFLELEVDQNECDFYGKCGPFGSCDNSTSPICSCFEGFEPSKPEEWNSRNWTSGCLRTVPLNCSQLRNESEVQGDGFLQKSNMKVPDFAERSDGNQDKCGADCLANCSCLAYAYDSSIGCMYWSRELIDLQKFPYGGVDLFIRVPSQLLPSGDKKKRENKGLIIIGIMTAIGALAIAVGAYLLWRKFTPNHTGSVPQDVIIGNKKEITKLEELPLFKFEKLSNATNNFHFGNMLGKGGFGPVYKGQLENGQEIAVKRLSKTSGQGLEEFMNEVVVISKLQHRNLVRLLGCCIEGDEPMLVYEFMPNKSLDSFLFDPLQRKCLDWKKRFNIIEGIARGILYLHRDSRLRIIHRDLKASNILLDNDMNPKISDFGLARIVRGGDDDEANTKRVVGTYGYMPPEYAMEGLFSEKSDVYSFGVLLLEIVSGRRNTSFHNDEQSLSLVGFAWRLWNEGNIITIIDPEILDPMFEKSMLKCIHIGLLCVQELTKERPSISTVVLMLISEITHLPPPRQVAFVQKQNCQSSESSQKSQSNSNNNVTLSEIQGR from the exons ATGGGTTTTCCAACTAGCATCAATCACGTTTTTTTGCTCATACTTTCCAGCTTCTGTTTAGGTGTAAGCTCTGTGAATGATACCATCACATCAACCAGATTCATCAGGGACTCTGATTCTCAGACTATAAGCTCAAGCAACGGTGACTTCAAGCTTGGATTTTTCAGCCCTGGAAACTCCACACATCGCTATGTTGCAATCTGGTATCTCTCTCAAACCTACATCATATGGGTAGGAAATAGAGATCAACCACTGAATGATTCATCTGGGGTGTTGAAAATTCACAAGGATGGGAATCTTGTGGTGCTGAATGGAAAAAATAGTGTGATATGGTCAACAAATATATCGGTTAGTGCTACCAACACTACTGCTCAACTTGACAATTCAGGAAATCTGATCCTGCGTGGTGACTCAAGTTTAACACCATTGTGGGACAGTTTCACACACCCTGCTGATATTGCTGTGCCACAGATGAAAATTGCGACCAATAGGATCACTG GTAAGAAAATTGAGTATGTGTCATGGAAAAGCAGTTCTGATCCTTCATCTGGGTACATCACTGGGAGCCTTGAAAGGTTGGATGCACCAGAAGTGTTTTTCTGGTACAACAAAACAACGCCATATTGGAGAACTGGTCCATGGAATGGAAGAGTTTTCCTTGGTTCACCAAGAATGTTAACTGAGTATTTATATGGGTGGCGTTTTGAGCCTAATGATAATGGAACTGCATATCTAACGTACAACTTTGAAAAACCTGCAATGTTTGGAATCCTTACCATAACCCCACATGGCACACTGAAATTGGTAGAGTTTTTGAACAGAACCAAGTTTCTGGAACTTGAGGTGGATCAAAATGAATGTGACTTTTATGGGAAGTGTGGACCCTTTGGAAGCTGTGATAACTCCACATCACCAATTTGCAGCTGTTTTGAGGGGTTTGAGCCAAGCAAGCCAGAGGAATGGAACAGCAGAAATTGGACAAGTGGGTGTTTGAGGACTGTGCCACTGAATTGTAGCCAGTTGAGAAATGAGAGTGAAGTTCAAGGAGATGGTTTTTTGcagaaaagtaatatgaaagtGCCTGACTTTGCAGAAAGATCAGATGGAAACCAAGACAAATGTGGTGCAGATTGCTTGGCAAATTGCTCTTGCTTGGCTTATGCATATGATTCTTCTATTGGTTGCATGTATTGGAGCAGGGAATTGATTGATTTGCAGAAATTTCCTTATGGAGGGGTTGATCTCTTCATTCGTGTGCCATCACAACTTCTAC CTAGTggtgataaaaagaaaagagaaaacaagGGATTAATAATCATCGGTATTATGACTGCAATTGGAGCATTAGCAATTGCAGTCGGTGCTTATCTTTTGTGGCGGAAATTTACTCCTAACCATACAG GAAGTGTCCCTCAAGATGTGATTATTggaaataaaaaggaaattacTAAATTGGAAGAGCTACCtctatttaaatttgaaaagctTTCAAATGCTACAAACAATTTTCACTTTGGTAATATGCTTGGAAAGGGAGGTTTTGGTCCTGTATACAAg GGACAATTGGAAAACGGACAAGAAATTGCTGTAAAAAGACTTTCAAAAACATCTGGACAAGGATTGGAAGAATTCATGAATGAAGTGGTAGTGATTTCTAAACTTCAACATCGAAATCTAGTAAGACTTCTTGGATGTTGCATAGAAGGAGACGAACCAATGTTGGTCTATGAGTTTATGCCAAATAAAAGTTTAGATTCATTTCTCTTTG ATCCACTCCAAAGGAAATGTTTAGATTGGAAAAAGCGCTTCAACATAATTGAAGGAATAGCACGAGGAATACTTTATCTCCATAGAGATTCAAGACTAAGAATTATACACAGAGATCTTAAAGCAAGCAACATTTTACTGGACAATGATATGAATCCAAAAATATCAGACTTTGGTTTAGCAAGAATTGTTAGAGGAGGAGATGATGATGAAGCTAACACAAAACGAGTTGTTGGAACTTA TGGCTATATGCCACCTGAATATGCAATGGAGGGGCTTTTCTCAGAAAAATCAGATGTGTATAGCTTTGGAGTATTATTACTAGAGATTGTAAGTGGACGAAGAAATACTAGTTTTCATAATGATGAGCAATCACTCAGTCTTGTTGGATTT GCATGGAGACTATGGAATGAAGGAAACATTATCACTATAATAGATCCAGAGATATTGGATCCAATGTTTGAGAAAAGTATGTTGAAGTGCATACACATAGGACTTTTATGTGTGCAAGAACTTACAAAAGAAAGACCATCTATATCAACTGTGGTTTTGATGCTTATAAGTGAGATTACACATCTTCCTCCTCCAAGACAAGTTGCTTTtgttcaaaaacaaaattgtcaGAGTTCAGAGTCTTCTCAGAAAAGTCAATCTAACTCAAACAACAATGTAACTCTAAGTGAAATTCAAGGTAGATAA